One region of Armigeres subalbatus isolate Guangzhou_Male chromosome 3, GZ_Asu_2, whole genome shotgun sequence genomic DNA includes:
- the LOC134224492 gene encoding uncharacterized protein LOC134224492 isoform X3: protein MDKPGSPYNVLPLRFFELNPEYLGYFDFSMDYGAKELKDNKSLHAHALNVMNFFGAIIEYGLDHPIMYNSSLSKMVINHKRHTVSKPDVEVVCGIIKDYCLQTLGHSDELEDAFTALLNSIIKAFD, encoded by the exons ATGGACAAGCCCGGTAGTCCTTACAATGTTTTGCCATTACG GTTCTTTGAATTGAATCCAGAATATCTGGGGTATTTTGACTTTTCTATGGATTATGGTGCAAAGGAGTTGAAAGATAATAAATCGCTGCATGCCCATGCGCTGAACGTGATGAACTTTTTTG GAGCCATAATCGAATACGGACTAGATCATCCCATTATGTATAATAGCAGTCTCTCCAAAATggtgataaaccacaaaagACATACGGTATCGAAACCCGATGTTGAG GTTGTTTGTGGTATAATCAAAGACTACTGTTTACAAACTCTGGGCCACTCTGACGAACTGGAAGATGCATTTACAGCATTGTTGAATAGTATCATAAAGGCATTCGATTAA
- the LOC134224492 gene encoding uncharacterized protein LOC134224492 isoform X2, with the protein MERFIELLWNSPSSNQSILKKRRDQSFFELNPEYLGYFDFSMDYGAKELKDNKSLHAHALNVMNFFGAIIEYGLDHPIMYNSSLSKMVINHKRHTVSKPDVEVVCGIIKDYCLQTLGHSDELEDAFTALLNSIIKAFD; encoded by the exons ATGGAGAGATTCATAGAGCTACTATGGAACTCTCCATCTTCAAACcaatcaattttaaaaaaaaggcGGGATCAGTC GTTCTTTGAATTGAATCCAGAATATCTGGGGTATTTTGACTTTTCTATGGATTATGGTGCAAAGGAGTTGAAAGATAATAAATCGCTGCATGCCCATGCGCTGAACGTGATGAACTTTTTTG GAGCCATAATCGAATACGGACTAGATCATCCCATTATGTATAATAGCAGTCTCTCCAAAATggtgataaaccacaaaagACATACGGTATCGAAACCCGATGTTGAG GTTGTTTGTGGTATAATCAAAGACTACTGTTTACAAACTCTGGGCCACTCTGACGAACTGGAAGATGCATTTACAGCATTGTTGAATAGTATCATAAAGGCATTCGATTAA